ATTGATGTTATTATTGTTTTTAGCTACAGCGATAACATATTGATTTTTAAAAATGGGATCTGAATAAAAATACTTTTCCTTACGTTTCTCATTCATTGCATAATTATTGGCACCAACTTGATAACGTTGTGAATCAAGTCCAGCAAGCACCGATGGAAACTCAGTTATTTCGAAATTAATTTCATATTGTGGTAATTTTGCAAATATAGCCTTAACAACATCTATATCATAACCCGTTAAATCACCCTCATCATTTATTGTTGTAAAAGGACTTGGTGCGCCTGATGTTGCAATAGTTATCTGTTGTTTTTTAGAACTTTCAGTATTGTTATTTTGATCATCACAACCTGTTAAACACAAAGTTGCTAAAAACAAAAAACTATACCATTTGTTTAAATTCATAACACAAATCCTCTTTAGTTTGATATTGTTAAACCTATAATTAAGTGGGTAATATTAAATAAATCCCATTTCTTTCATTTCATGACGATGATCTTTTTGATATATCGCCATGCCTGTTTTCATCAGGTCAAAACCTAAATTTTTATAAAACTCAACTGTTTGAGGATGGGTATAAAGAATAATATTACAATCCTTAACTTGCTCGATAAGTTTATCGACAATTAACCTACCGTATTGCTGTCCATGTAAGTATTTAGCTAAGGCAATGTTATATATTGCCGCCTGACAAATACCATCTGATAATGCTCGCCCCACACCGACGACATGATTATTATCTAATAAAAATACCACTGCATAACTATTTCGAAATACCTGTTCTTGTGTTTTAGCATCTAAGGTGCTTAATCCATAAAATTTTAGTAAATCAGCAACTTCCTGCCAATTTATATCCTCACAGTGTTGTTGAATAGTAATATCCATTACGACCTCTTAACTGATTAAATTTCATAATCCATTTGCATAGCAGAATAATATCTGGATAAAAAATCTCTCGTTCTTTGTTGAACAGGATTTAGAAATACTTTATCAGGCGAGCCATCTTCAATAATCTGTCCTTTATCTAAAAATAAAACTCGCGTTGCAATATCATGTACAAAACTCATTTCATGAGAAACTAGAATCATCGTTATACCTGATTTAGCAGCCATTTTTATTGTTGCTAATACTTCACCAACTAGCTCAGGATCTAATGCTGAAGTTGGTTCATCAAGTAATAAAACTTTAGGGTTCATCGCTAATGCCCTAGCAATAGCCACTCGTTGTTGTTGGCCGCCTGAAAGTTGTTTAGGATAGTGATCAACTCTATCAGCAAGACCAACTTCAACTAATTTTTCATACGCAATCTGTTTGGCTTTTTCTTTAGGATATTTTTTTACAATTACTAATCCTTCCATCACATTTTCTAATGCATTTTTCTGAGGAAAAAGGTTAAATTGCTGAAAAACCATAGCGGTTTGCTGGCGAAATTTAACAATTTGATCTCGTTTAAATTTGCTTACATCAAACGATAGCTTATCAATACTAATATTACCTGATTGTGGTTTTTCTAATAAATTAAGACAACGAAGAAATGTTGATTTTCCTGCTCCAGATGACCCGATAATGGCAACAATTTCATGAGGTTGAATATGAAGATTGATGCTGTCCAAAATACAATTACCGTGAAAAGATAACGTTAAATTATTAACATGAATCATAACCATTTTCCTTTTCGGTAACTGGGCGTATTTTTATTGTCGCTTATCGTCAATCGCTTTTCTAAATATTTAACAAGTAACTCAATTAATATGGTTAATGCCCAATAAATTAATGCAAGTGAGATATAAACCTCAAAATAGCGATAGCTATGACCCGCTAACGTTTTACCTCTACCCGTCATTTCGGTAACGGAACAAACAAAAGCAAGTGAAGTGCCTTTGAGTAAGCCAATTAAAGTATTTCCTAAATTAGGCAGCGCCACAATAAAAGCTTCTGGAATAACAATTCGACGTAATAACTGACTATAGGTCATACCTAATGATTGTGCCGCTTCAATTTGCCCTTTATTTACCGATTGTAATGCAGCGCGAATTGTTTCAGAATTATAGGCAGCTTCGTTAAAAGAGAAAGCAATCAATACAAATAACATAGGTGGTAATCCATTCATATTGAAATTTGTATCATAAAAATAATTAATATAACGTAATAAAATTGGAATCCCATAAAAGCTTAGATAAAGCTGTACTAACAATGGTGTTCCTCTTATAAATGAAACAAATACCGCAGCAATTTGTGTTAAAACTGGTATTTTATTCATTTTAATTACTGCAATAATTAACCCCAATATTACGCCAAGTAACATCGAAAAAATCGTAATAAAAAGCGTTACTGGCAAATAAGCGAGCAATGTGGGTATTTGGGTAAAAATCAATCCAAAATCAATTATATTTGGCATCCGCATCTATCCCAATATTAAAGTTAGTTAACTGAACTAAATTGTTTATCTCGATTATGTGGCGTTTTCCAATTACTCGTATCTGGCCCTAACGGCAAGATATCATAAGGATTGTGAGCATTATTACCTAAGAAATAGCCTTTTTTTATCGCATCAAAATCAGTGGTCTCACCAAATGCAGGTATTTGATAGAGATCTCGCGCATATCCCCATAAATTAGGATAGTCGATAATTCTATTTCGATTGGTATTAAAAGCAGAATAATAGGCTACATCAAATCGTGCTAACGTAACATATAAGCGAATATCAGAATCAGTAATTTTATCGCCAAAAAGATAACGAGATTGACTTAATCGTTGTTCTAATTTATCTAATTGGTTAAATACAAGATGGTAAGCATCTTCATAGGCTTTTTGTGTCCGGGCAAATCCAGCTTTATATACACCATTATTTACTTCATGAAATATGACATCATTCAATTCATCAATTTCAGTACGTAAATGTTCAGGATAAAGATCGGGCGCGCCGGCTTTGTGAAAAGGTTTAAATACGGTTTCCCAATAGTTGGTCAATCTAAAATAATCATTGTTAACCACTTTGCCCGTTTTTACATCAACTACGGTAGGAACTGTTGCTCGTCCACTATATTCTGGATCTGTTTTAGCGTAAATCTCTGGTAAATAACGAATACCTAATACAGGATCAACACCATTAGGATCGAGCGAAAATTCCCAGCCATGGGGTGTGCGGATAGGGGAAACTTTACCAACACTAATGACATCCTCTAAACCCAATAATTTAATGGCGATCATCTGACGATGAGCCCATGGGCAAATTGCCGCCCAAATTAAACGATAACGACCTGATTCTACTGGTAATAAACCTAGTTCATTACCAAATGGAGTGTCGAATCGGTTAGTTTGACGTACAAAGGCGCCATCTTGGTTTATTTCATTATTTTCTGAAGTGACTACTTTTCCTATAGACATACGCTTACTCCTAATATTTGGTACTGCAATTGAAACTTTCTAACAGTTGGATTTATTCAATCTAGCATCAAATATTTAGCGGTTAAAATAACGAATAAGCATATTTATATAATCATAAATTATATAAAACAGGATTAACCTATTAACTGTGCAGAAATAATTACTTTCCTAATCGTTTATAGAGCCTTTCAGGACGACCTATTTTACCGTGATTAAGTTCAACGATTAATAATTTAGTTTGGACACAATATTCTAAATATCGTCTGGCTGTAGTTTTGCTAATATTTGCTTTTTCGACAATTTGATCGACCGTTTGCGGTTCATTTGTCTGCATAAATAGATCTTTAACTTTTTGTAAAGTAATCTCTTCAATCCCTTTAGAATGGCGATTGATATCAACAAAATCTTTAGTTTGCAAATTAAACAGTTCATCAATGCGTCTTTGATTGACATGTTTTTGTAAACTTTGACGATATAAAAAAAGTTCAAAACGCTCAAGTGAATGTTTTAAACGTTGGTAAGATACTGGTTTAATTAAATAATCAAAAGCACCAAACCGTATAGCTTTACTACACGTATCCATATCACTTGCTGCAGTGATAAAAATAACATAAGAATCTAGTTTGTTATTAATAATGTATTCAAATAATTCAATACCTTTACCATCAGGTAAATAATTATCTAATAAAATTAATGTTGGTCTTAACTTTTCAACCATTATTTTAGCTTCTTGCAAATTCGACGCAATTCCGACGACTTTTACTTTAGTATCCCTTTGAATAAATTCAGCATTTAATTCTGCTAAAATAGGTTCATCTTCTACAATAAGAACTTTTATGGTATCTTCTTTATACTCGTTAAGTTCACTCATGCATTTACCTCTTTTTATTATTTTGGTATAAAAACTGAAAAAATTGTTCCATATGGTGTATTGTCTTCAAATGTAATATAACCATTGGCCTTTTTTATGTAGGTTGAAACAAGATGCAAACCGATACCATGCTCTTTAGCATCTTGAGAGGTTACGCCTGGTTCGAATATTGATTCTCGAATACTTGCATCTATACCACATCCTTGATCGCTAACTTCTAATACAATTTCATCCGTTGCATCACTCAGATACAAATAAATCGTTTTATCACCCTGGTTATTTTTTAAACATGCATTAAAGGCGTTATCAAGTAAATTACCTAACACTGACATAAATTCGGTTTCAGTAATTAATGCTGGTAATGCACTTAATTGACATGCAGGGTCAAAGACTAAATTCAAGCCAATTTCATGTGACTTTGAATATTTACCTATTAATAATCCACATATAGCCGGTATTTTGAAATGCTCAGAAATAAAATCTAAACAATTTTGATTATCCGCCGAAT
The sequence above is drawn from the Gilliamella apicola genome and encodes:
- a CDS encoding GNAT family N-acetyltransferase, which translates into the protein MDITIQQHCEDINWQEVADLLKFYGLSTLDAKTQEQVFRNSYAVVFLLDNNHVVGVGRALSDGICQAAIYNIALAKYLHGQQYGRLIVDKLIEQVKDCNIILYTHPQTVEFYKNLGFDLMKTGMAIYQKDHRHEMKEMGFI
- a CDS encoding amino acid ABC transporter ATP-binding protein, with the protein product MIHVNNLTLSFHGNCILDSINLHIQPHEIVAIIGSSGAGKSTFLRCLNLLEKPQSGNISIDKLSFDVSKFKRDQIVKFRQQTAMVFQQFNLFPQKNALENVMEGLVIVKKYPKEKAKQIAYEKLVEVGLADRVDHYPKQLSGGQQQRVAIARALAMNPKVLLLDEPTSALDPELVGEVLATIKMAAKSGITMILVSHEMSFVHDIATRVLFLDKGQIIEDGSPDKVFLNPVQQRTRDFLSRYYSAMQMDYEI
- a CDS encoding amino acid ABC transporter permease — its product is MPNIIDFGLIFTQIPTLLAYLPVTLFITIFSMLLGVILGLIIAVIKMNKIPVLTQIAAVFVSFIRGTPLLVQLYLSFYGIPILLRYINYFYDTNFNMNGLPPMLFVLIAFSFNEAAYNSETIRAALQSVNKGQIEAAQSLGMTYSQLLRRIVIPEAFIVALPNLGNTLIGLLKGTSLAFVCSVTEMTGRGKTLAGHSYRYFEVYISLALIYWALTILIELLVKYLEKRLTISDNKNTPSYRKGKWL
- a CDS encoding glutathione S-transferase family protein codes for the protein MSIGKVVTSENNEINQDGAFVRQTNRFDTPFGNELGLLPVESGRYRLIWAAICPWAHRQMIAIKLLGLEDVISVGKVSPIRTPHGWEFSLDPNGVDPVLGIRYLPEIYAKTDPEYSGRATVPTVVDVKTGKVVNNDYFRLTNYWETVFKPFHKAGAPDLYPEHLRTEIDELNDVIFHEVNNGVYKAGFARTQKAYEDAYHLVFNQLDKLEQRLSQSRYLFGDKITDSDIRLYVTLARFDVAYYSAFNTNRNRIIDYPNLWGYARDLYQIPAFGETTDFDAIKKGYFLGNNAHNPYDILPLGPDTSNWKTPHNRDKQFSSVN
- a CDS encoding response regulator, which translates into the protein MSELNEYKEDTIKVLIVEDEPILAELNAEFIQRDTKVKVVGIASNLQEAKIMVEKLRPTLILLDNYLPDGKGIELFEYIINNKLDSYVIFITAASDMDTCSKAIRFGAFDYLIKPVSYQRLKHSLERFELFLYRQSLQKHVNQRRIDELFNLQTKDFVDINRHSKGIEEITLQKVKDLFMQTNEPQTVDQIVEKANISKTTARRYLEYCVQTKLLIVELNHGKIGRPERLYKRLGK